The genomic DNA ATCGTTTCGTAGTGCAGCCGCGCCGGATCGAAACCCGCTACCCAACTCAGGTTCGTGAGCACGTGGCCCGTGCTGTCATTGGTGCGGTAAGCGCTGCCCTGGCTATTGCGCACGTCGATGTCGGTGAGCTTCTGGCCGCGGGTGTCGTTGTCGAGGAACACGGCATTCGGGGCGTAGTCGGTCATCGAAGAATGGGCCCGGGTGTCGTCGATGATCAGTTGCTCGATGGTGTTGGAAAGATAGGGCAGATCGTCGCTGACCCCCCAGCCGTAGACCGGGGCGGTGTCGCCGGAGTCTTGGCAACAGCCGCGGATCCTCAGGTGGTGGAGGTGGTTGTCGTAAACGTAAATGTGGTTGGGCGGAATATCGACGTAGGCCCCGAACGCGACGGCGTAGCGCGGGCTGTCGTGGATCACGGTGTACGAGATCTCGTGGCGGTTGACTTGGGTCAATTGGACGCCGGCACCGTGCCCGACGAGTTCGCCCACGTGGTGGATCCGACAGTTGTCCACCGTGTTGAGGAATTGGACATCGCCTTCGCCGGGATAGCGACCTTCGAAGAAGAATCCGTGGATGCCCGTATGGTTGACCAGGCAGCGCTGGAAGGAATTGTTTTGGTTCGCCGCGTAGGAGTGGAACGCCGAGTAGCCGGTATTGCTAACGATGCAGGAATCGAAGCTCAGGTGCGCGGTATTTTCGAGGAAGACGGCCCCCTCGCGGTGCTGGGGCATCGACGCCTGGCGGTCGTACTGCGGATAGAGATGGGTTTCTCCGGAGCCGCCTGCGCTCGGGTAGGCGTGGCGGAACCAACCGGTGAAGTCGGTGTATTCGAAAGCGAGCCCCTCGAAGCGAAGGTGCTCGACCCGTTGCGTTTCGCTTTCGCCGGTGAGGGAGAGGATGCGGCGGACCCGCGGGACGATGATGTCCTGGTCAGCCACCGGCCCGTCCATTGGCCAGTAGTAGAGTTTTCCCGCGGCTTCGTCGTAGTGGAACTCGCCCGGTTCATCGAGCAGGGCGAGCACTCCTTGGATAAAGAAGCGGGAGCCAGTGCCGGGAGTGCCGTTGTTGGTATTGAAGATCGAATAGCGGGTGTCCTCCGCCAAGGTGATCTTGCGGGCGGCGGGGTCGATCGAGGCAATCGGGACCGTGTCGGTATACCAGGCGATTTTACCGCCGGGCCAAAGGTGGACCTGGGCATCAGTTAGATCCCAGCCGGTGGGATCGAGCGCGCCGTCGGCATACTGGATTTCACGGAGGGAGCCTTGGGTGCCGGTGGCGCGGAGGTAAGTCGCGCTGGCGGTCGGTAACAAGGGATCGGGCGCGAGGTTGGGGAAGCGAGCCTTGCGGGCGCGACGGCCATTCTCAAAGAGGGTGTGAAATGCCGGCAAGCCGAGGTTCGCCACCATGATTTGCCCCTGCCACGGCTGCCACGAAGTCACACGCTCGCCACCTAACAGGCGCGCCGAACCGGGCTGGCCGGTGGCGCGATAGATGACTTCATGGCCATTGGTGCCGGAGTCCGAGGCCGCGAAGTCGATGGGAGCGGTGACCGGGTAGTCGCCCGGCGCGAGATGAACGATCAGATCCCCTGTCATCCCGGCATTGACGGTGCGGACCATCTGGCGGGCGCGGTCAAGAGAGGCAAAGGGCTCGCTTGCGGTGCCCGGGTTTGCATCATTTCCCGCCGGAGAAACATGAAACCCGCCGGCGGGTGGGGCGTCAGCGCGGCTGGGTAGGGACGTGCCGAGCAGCAGCAAGGCGAGTATCAATGCATGGCGGATTGGCATCAGGAAATTTGGAAATAGAGCGGAGCCCGTGGGTTGATATTTTCAACGGCGAAAGAGAGCGAGGAGCCTTGCAGGGAACCAAGTCGGGCGAGGGAGGCGTTCTCTGAATGCCCCTGTAATCTCATCCCAGGCGCGGGCTGGGGACAATGGACTTTCCTCCCGAAAGAATGGACGATCTTATCGTGGCTCTTCTCGCGCCAGTCCCGAGGGTGCTTCATGCTCGTCTCGTCCTAGGGCGAGATCTCCACCCGGAGGCGGGCGAACTTTTTGGCGTCCGGTGCCCGCGGGATCGTGAGCGTCACCGTGTCGGTGCCGTTGAGGTTGTCGGTGACGGTCACCCCGGCAGTGGAACCGGCGGTGTTGTTGCCGACGGTGTAAGTGGACGGCCACGCGGCGAGCGTGGTGCCCACGTCGATGAAGACGCTGGTATCCACCGTCTTGGAATCCTGGTCGCGCAGGAAGGTGAAGACGAGGTTGCCTCCCGGAGTGGTCAATTTGGGAAGCTTGCCCAGATCCTTGGTGGTGGCCAGTCCGCCGAGGACATACTCGATGGCGTTGGGGACGCCGTCGTTGTCGAAGTCCTGGTTGGCGGCCTGCGAAGGCGCGTTCGTGCCGGCCCAGGTGCTGTAGCCTCCGCCGCCCGGATTGGCTTCGAGCGTCACCGCGCCGCTGTCGGCATAGCGGATCTTGAAGGTATTGAGTCCGGTATTGAAGGTGGCTCCTTCCGCCAACCCATTGAAGGTACCGCCAAGCGAGCCGGTGTAGGTGATCAGCGTGAGCTTGGTGCCGGAGGCGATCGTGGCGGGAACCCCGGCGATGTCGGTGATGGCGAGGGTTCCACCCAGCGTGACGTTGCCGGTGACGTTGACGACATCGGCGGAGGGGGTGCCGGACGAATCGATTTGGGCACCGAGGGCGGCACCTGAAGGCAGCGTGAGGGCACCGGTGGCGAGGGACTCGATACCGCTGGTGCCCGGAGCGATGGTGCCACCGGATTCCAGGACCACCGCGCCGCTGACAGCGCCGGTGCCACCGAGGGTGGCGGTGGCTTTTACGGTGATAGTGTTGGTGCCGGTGGCGGAGCCGCTGAGGTTGTTTGCCAGCAAGGCACCGCCGGTGACGGATGTCGCACCGGTATAGGTGCTCGCACTCGCGAGGATGAGCGTGCCGCTGGTGGACTTAGTGAAAATCCCCCCGTTGTTGAGCTGGCCCAGATTCCTGAGTGTTCCGTCCTTCGCGTTGAATGTGACGGGGTTGGCGGCTCCGATCGCGAACCCGCCCATGTCGAGTGTGCCGCCATCGAGATTAATGGTGGCGAAGCTGTTGGCGGTGGTGCCGGTCCTGGTGATATTGCCGCCCAGGGTAGCGGTGCCGCCTGTCAGGTTGATCTCGGCGTCGGCGATGTGGGTTCCGGTTGCATTGGCCATCGCGATGCCGCCGATATTCGCGGTGCCGCCGCCGATATTCAGGGTGCCCGTGCTGGTGGCGGTTCCGGTGCCCGTTTTCGTCGCCAGGACAATGCTGCTGACATCCAGAGAGCCCGAGTCAAAAGAGAATGTGGCATCACAGCCGGAGGCTCCGGAATTGCCTGTCCTGACAGCCATCGTGAGAATTCCGAGCCGCACGTTGGAGGAATGGCCCGTCAGGTCCACCGTTCCCGACAGGATCGCGCCCGTTGCCTGGGGGGTATTGACCACGTTCATGGTGGCGCGTCCGTCGATGGGATCGGCGGCCGTGCGAATCTTGAGCGTGCCGCTGTCGGTGTTGAATTGGATCGCGCCGCTGGCCCGCTGGCCGTTGGTGGGACCCGAGCCAATGGTGACGGTGTTGGCATTGATGGTGTTGGTCGTGTCACCGAGCTTGAGTGTCTGAACCGAGGCGTGACTCGTGGTGCCGCCGACATCGAGCGTATCAGCAGTGACGGTGCTGGTTTTGGCAAGGATGACCGTGGATGCACCCGCGCTGGTGCCCTCGGACGCACCCAGCACATCGCCCACGCGGAAAGTTCCCCCCGTTCCCAGATTGGCGGTGAATGCCGACAGGCCGCTCATGTCGAGCTTGGCGGCGTTGTCGACGGTGGCCCCCCCGCTGGCGCCACCCACCTGGAACGTGCCGCCGGGATTGCTGACAGTGAACTCACCTGCGCCGGTGATCGTCGCCAGCGTGGTGCTGGCGTCGGCATTCCGGCCAATGGTAACGGGGCCATTGACGGCGAGGATCTTGCCACCCGCGATGCTGATGGTATCGGCATTCGTTGAGTTAGAATTCGACACCGTCAGCCCCCCAATCGTCTGATTGAAGGTGCCTAAATCGAGCGCGGCCGGAGTGGTGCCGCTGCCGGTGGAGTTCAGGGCGACCACGGCGGCCGTTGGCAGGGTATCGTCGGCACTGATGGCCAGCGTGCCGCCATTGATGAGGGTGGCACCGGTGTGGGGAGCCACGGTGGTCAGGGTCAGCTTGTTGGCACCAAACTTGGCCAAGCCGAGATCACCGAAGTGATTGACCGGGTCGAAGGAGAAGTCGCCGCCGGTGGTATCGATTCCCAATAAGGCTCCGATATCGAAGGCGGCGGGGTTGTTGAGGAGCAAGTCATCAAGGTTGCTCTGGGCGAATTGACCCGCACCCCCGGCGTTCACCACCAAGGTCGCGCCATTGGCAATCGAGATTCTCGAGTAGTCGTTGGCGGGCACTGACGCGAGCTGTTGAAACTGGAGGATGCCGGCGCCGATGGTGGTGGTGCCGCCGTAAGTGTTGCTACCTCCGAGGATCCAAGTGCCCGTGCCGTTCTTCACAACTGACGTCAGGTTCGTGCCTGGAGCATTGTCAGGGATCCCACCGGAGAGCACACCGGTGCCCGTGCCGGTCAGAGTGAGGGTCTTGCTATCGGCGCCGGTGGCGGTAAGCGCACCGGTGAGGGTGAGGACGCCGCTACCCGATTGATCGATGGTGCCGCCGCCAGTGGTTCCGGCGAGATTGATGACGCGGTCGGAGGTATCTCCGGGGCCGGTGTATCTGAGGGTGGCGGTGAAGTCGTCCGAGCCGAGGTCGATGGTGCCGGCTGACCCGGTGGTCACGTCTCCGATGGCGCTGGGACCGCCATTCACGGACTTGATCGAGTTGATGCTCAGGATGCCGTCTCTAACACGGGTGGTGCCGGAATAGGTGTTCAGTCCGCTGAGGGTCAGCGTGCCGAAGTTGTCCTTTATCAACGATCCGGAGCCGCTGATGACGCCTGATAGCGTCTGGTTGGCGGAGGAGTTGTAAAGAAAGACGCCCTCATTGGCAATGGTCCCCGCGAAGGTGCCATTGCCGAGTCTGCCCGCTTCGCCGATTTCGAGCGTGCCACCGAGAATGTCGATATTGCCGGTGAAAGCGTTCACCCCGGTGAGGGTGAGCTTGCCGCTGCCGGATTTGGTCAGTGCGCTCGCACCGCTGACGACGCCGGAAATCAGTTGATCCGAGTTGCTGGCGTATTCGATCGATCCACCCAGGACGCTGGTGGGGCCGGTGTAGGTCAATGCACCCGTGAGGACCAGCGTGCCCGTGCCCAGCTTGGTGAGGCCCAAAGCATCCGCTTCACCATTGGTGTTCGCGATGTCGCTGGCGTAGGTGAAAGTGCCGCCGGCGTTGGTGGTATCGATGCCAAGCGCGGAATCGTTCAGGAATCCACCCGAGCCGTTCCCAAGCGCCTTGAGCGCATCAAGGTCGGCGGATGTGAACTCGCCTGCGCCCCCGACGCTCACGGCGAGGGTGCCGCCGCTGCCGACAATGAGATTGGTGGCGTTCCAACTGGCCGGAGTGTTGTTATAAAGCGAAACCTTCTGCGGAAAGAGCGCGACGCCACCGCTGATCCGGGTGGGACCGGTATAGGTGTTGGTGCCAATTAGCGTTAACACGCCGGTGCCCAGCTTGTGCAGGCCAAGGACATTCGCACCGCCATTCGAGTCGCCGATGTTGCTTGCGTAGGTGAAGTTCCCTCCAGCATTGGTGGTATTGATGCCGAGCAAGGAACCGCTGAGAAATCCTCCGGCGCCCGTGCCAAGTGCTTTCAAGGAATCGAGGTCGGCGGCGGTGAACTCACCGGTGCCACCCACATTCACCCCGAGAGTCCCGCCGCTGTTGACGATGAGATTGGCGGCTGTCCAGTTGGCGGGCGTGTTGTTGTAGAGTGAAACCTGCTTCGCGAACACGAGATTGCCGCCGTTGACGGTGAAGGCACCGGTGTTGGTATTGGCAGCGGACAGAGCAACGGTCCCGGAGTTGTCCTTGATGAACCCACCGGCACCGCTGAGGACGCCGGAAAGGGTCTGGTTGGCCGTACTGTTGAAACGAATTGTGCCTGCATTCGAGATCGTCCCGGCATAGGCTCCGTTTTGTAACTGGCCCGCACCATTGATTTCAAGTGTTCCTCCGGTGATCGTGGTGGCACCCGAATAGGCATTGACTCCGCTCAGGGTAAGTGTGCCGGCAGTGGTTTTCGTCAGGTCGACCGTCGTGCTGTTGCCGCCAAACAGATTTCCCGCAATGATCCCGCCAAAACTGCCGCTTTCAACGGTCAGGATAGACGTACTGGCGACGGCATTCTTGGTGAAGCTCCCGAGCCCCGTCAAATCACGGACAAAGGTGCTGGAACCCGCGAGCAGAGACACAACGCCACCGGATTTGATTTCAAGATCATTGTTGTTGGGATCCAACAGCGAGCCGGCGAACAGGGCTAAATTCGAACCGCTCTCCACCACGATCTTGCCGGTGAAGGCGTTGAAACCCGCTCCGCCAGTGCCGATGGTCGTGCGGCGATGAGGAGTCAAGGCAACCGCCCCCCCGTTCGGGCCAAGAACCACGGTTCCCGTTCCGGAGACGTTGCCCGAAATGGTGGTCGAGCCCACATGGGTGTCCACGTTGAATTCCGAGCGTTTCACTACAAGCGTGCTGCCCGCATTCAAGGTGACGAGGCCGGTGGAGAGGGAGCGGTTTGCCGTTCCAAGCAGATCGAGCGTCGCGCTGTTGCTGGCGCTCACTGAAAGGGTGTTGGCAACTGCGCCGAGCGTGCCGGTGGTGCTCAGGGCCAAGGTGCCACCACTCAGTGTGGAACCGCCCGCGTAGGTGTTCGCTCCACTCAGGGTCAGCGTTCCAGCGCCATTCTTGATCAAGCCGGAAGTTCCTGCGAGGACGGCAGTGATGTTGGCGCTCTTTCCCGTGCCGAGGTCGCCCACGGTGATGGTCGGGGTGCCACCGACCAGGGTGAGGATGTTGGTGGCGCTAACATTGTTATCGAGAAGCCAACCCGCGGCGGTGGCGGTGTCGGTGTCTCCAAAGTTCAGATTCCCGATGGTGCGCGCAGTGTTCAGATGGACGATATTGTCCGTCGTTAGATCCAGCGTGCTGAAGTCAGCGGTTGATCCAGAGCCATCGGCAATCGCGGCAGCCGACCAGTTGCCGGTGGCGCTCCAAAGACCGCCGGCCGTGGGATTCGTCCAAGTGCCGCTCGCGGCGTTCGAGTGGAGCGAAGTGGAACCGAAAAGAAGGCTTAGGTGGATGAAACGAGGGGTCTTTTTCATTGGGTTTTGGAGGCAGGAAATTCAGATCCGAAAAAAACTAACGTGGCGGACGCTCGTCCTTAGCGGTTTGGGTGGGGAGCTTGAAGGGCTCGTGATCGACCACGGTGCGCACGGCGGGGGCGATCGCACCGGGCGTGACGTGAATGATGAAGATGCGACGCAGGGTCTTGAGATACTGGACCTGCCGCTCGACGAAGGGCATCCATTCCTTTCCCTTTCCCTTGGCCGCCATGGCATAGAAATTGGTCTGCCCCATGTGGTACTCGTTCAGGTCCTTGACCATGGGCACCGAAGTGACCTTTCCCGCGGGGAGGCTGAGTCTGGTTGCCCCGGCCTGCATCCCCATCTGCGCGGTGGTGAGGTTGATCACCCTGGATTCGCCGAATGGAAACGCTCCGGCCGAATCATCCACCGCGAGAAGGTGATAGGGCACCTTGGCTCCTGCCGCCGTGGGGGCGACCACCAAGATGCAGCGATGCACCTCAGCGGGAATCACTGCCGTCGCGAGCACAGGTGGGTTCACCTTAGGATCTGCGGGCGAAGGTCCGTAGATCGAGATCGTGTTGTTCACCACCTCGATCTGCCGGGGTGCCGACAATCCTTCTGCGATCAGATCCAGCTTGTTGAGGCCGGTGGACGGCGTTCGCACCTGAAGTACTGCATCCGGATTCGTTGGATCTTGGAGGACGGCACGAATCTCAATGGTACGGGCGGCGGTGACGGTAGCGGAGACTTTCACCTTGATCTCCGCGGTTCTGATGGTGGCAGCGGCGGCATCGGTTTCGACTCTAGCAGCCCCAGGGGTCTGGGCGGATGCCGCCAAAGAAATTCCGAGCAGGCCGAAAATTGAAACGAATCGTAAGTAAGTTTTCATGGTGATTCAGATTTCAGAGGGTGAGAGCCAGCGAAAAGACATGACCTTGAGGCGACGGCCAAATTTGAGATTCACCGTACTACTGGAGACATCCGATTGGTAGATGTTCGTCGCCGCGCTATCGGCCGGATCCACATATTCTGGGACGCGTTGGACAACTGCTTCGGCGTAGGCACGGGCGATGACATCGCCGTCCCCATCGGTCGCCTCGCCGCAACTGCGGATCACGAAAGTGTCCGAACGGACGGTCGCGGAAGGTTCCAGAAGGTGCATCAGATCACCTTGGCTGATCCAGCCGGGCGCACCTTCCGCCGGATTATCTCCGGTAAGGGGGCGGGTCTTGTAGTTGAACAACGGGGCGCCAGAGATGTCCTTCGCATCGAAGTCCTCCGATTTGAGCAGCACCTGATTGAGGAATGTCCCGTCGTGGTTGATGCCGGATTTCTTGATCGCGACCTGAAGGGCACCGGCACGTGTCATCTCGGAATCCGCGCCGATCCTTCGGTTCACGAATTCGGAGAGCGAGAGAAATGGCCCCCGTGCGCGGACTTGGTCGACGATGCACCCGGCCAACTTTTCCACTTCGGCCGCAGAGAGTTCGCGGTATCCGTTGAAGTCCCGGGTGCGCTCGTTGTCGATGTCCGCGGCGGAGAATGGCTTGCTTGTCGAACCAGCAACCGGGAGGGACATTGCCATGATCGGCACATCGGCCGGTTTCTCATCCTTTAACTGACCGCTGGCCGCCCACAGGACGTTCACTTCGCTACCGCTCATGGCCGACAGCATCGCCTTCCATGCTTGAACGCTGGTGGAATTGACGTTGAACGGCCCTTTCACCATCTGGCAAAGGGCGAGCTGCTGGTAGGCATCAGCGGAGGGAGTGGATCCGGAGTAGCACTTGCTCGCCATCGATTCCGCGGTCTCTCCCTCGGGCAACCAATGCTGGAAGCTCTGATTCGGCAATGCGCGGGCACCCGCCATGAAATCGCGGAATACTTGGGCCGCGCCGACACCGGCGGCGGGAGCCAGAGTGGAGAAATAGAATTCGTCATATAGCGCGTCGTTCGCCAGGATCGAGTGGTCCAGCAGGGGGTAGCTGACACCGTTAGCCTTGACCGAAGTGGTGGCCATCATCGGCGAGACCGACGAATTGGCCACGGGTTGGACGAAGGCCGGTTGAAAGGGAGTAGTCAGCGCATTGGACCGGCGGAAATCGGCAATCGACTGCAGCGGTCCAGATGGCAACTCGAAGGAAGCGCCGGATTTGATGCCCTTCATTGAGGTGTTGCCCGTTAGCGCAGGGGTGCGAGTTCCATTGATTTCGAACACGTCATCGATCTCTCCGGGCAGAGGCTGGAAGTTTAGCTCGCGAGAGAAGTTACCTGCGACATCGTTCTTGAGTTCCAGCTGTTCGACAGGGCTTGCGAAATTGTCGAACAGGAACGGCTTGCCCGCCAAGCGTCCGTCCAGCAACGAATTCACCCCGGATCCCGGTGTCCGGCTGCCGGTTTCATATACCCCGCCATTGGAGGTTCGGGCATAGGCCGACAACATGCCGATGGTTTTGACCTTGGCCTGATGAGCAAGCGGTTTGGTATTGGGTTCGTAAAACTCGGTGGCAGACATTGCTCCCTTTTGTGGGAAGCGCTTAACGGCACCGAAGCGCTTGTCGAGGGTCAGTTGATCGTTATAGACGACGACGATTCCTCCATACTGCGTCCCTTGGATGGTGGCATAAACCTTGAGCCGGTCGTTGGGTGCGGCCGGGGCGGCGGGCTGCATCAAGCCGAATTCGCAGTGAATCGTGTCGGCGGGTTCCGCCAGCTTGATCACGAGTGAGCCAGGGGTGGTTGACTGGGTATTGGGATTGGTAGGAACTGTGGAGTAACCGGGGACCATATAGTCACAGTCGTATCCCACTCCTTTTCCAGCAAAGCCGGGTTTGGCCTTTACCGGGTTGACTGCGCCGGTGCCACTCACCCCGCTGGCATTGTTACCATTGTCAAACAGCGGATTGGTGGAATTCGGCATGAACTTCAATCCTGGATCGACATAGGGACCACAGACCAAGGTCTGTCCCGGCTGCATGGTAATAGGCTTGCGAGTGCCGCTGGCATCCGGGCTCGTCCAGTTGGAGATGTCCATGGCGAATGATTTCTCGCCGCGGTTCGAAGGGGTGATGCGCAAATCGCCGATCCTCGCCATCTCAGCGCTCATAGGGACATTGTTCACATAGAATTTGATTCCGAGTGGCAGGTTTCGCATCACCACCTGCATCTGGTCGAACTCCAGTACCACATTGTAAGGGTTGTGAAGCGTGACCAGCGGTGTATTCAGCAAGTGCATCAGATAGGGCATGCTCGGCTTTCGGGTGAGCAAATGTTCATCACGTAACACCAGGCTGACGAGGAACTCTACTTTTGCGATGACGGGAACAGGGGCGAAACCGACGGGTGCCTTAAGAGCAAATTTCGCATCGTTTATGTTGATCTTCTCTTTGGGGGCAACCCGGAAGGTGGGGGCTGTATCCGGTTTGATGAGATCTTTGTAGGTCTTGTGGTAGCTTGCGAGGGCCGACCAGTTAGGGTCGGACGGGGCGGTAATTCCGCTGGTGGATTCGAAGAGCTTTTTTCCGGCGTATGCCGGAGGCAAGGCGGAGGCCTCGAACATGGAGGTGAGGTCCTTTTTGATCCCGCCATTCCGCACATCGGTCAACAGCCCAAGCGAATAGGGAGTGATATCGTTCCGGAATTTTTTAGGAATACCCGTATCTTTAGCGAACAATTCCGTCTGGTTGAAGTCCACCAATTTGCCGGCCGCGGTTTTCGCTTCGCCGAACGAGTTGGCCGTGTCGTCCTTTGGAAGGAAGTCCAGCATCTTTCCATCCGCGTCACCAATGACTGAGACCTCCGGTCGGTTTCCGGACAGCAGTGCCCGCTTCTCCGCCATGGACGAGTTTAGGTCTGGATCCCGGTAAGTGCCGATTCTTGCTTTCACGGCCTCATCTGAGACATGCCATGCATAGGCTCCTGCCGGCTTTCCGTTGTGGGCCACCAGAACCCGCCCGGCTTTTATCTTCGGAGCGTCCGGCCCGGCTTGTCCCAGCGAGCCCTCTCCCACCAACTCGATCGTTTGGTCCTGGTAATCCGTCTCCCCGTAGGTGGGGTTGGTGGCCGCTTGAGGGTCGGCATCGGAAACCAGCCAACGCTGAAATCGCTTCGACTTTTCCCCTGCGTAGTCCGGGGAAGCGTTGGAGAAATCCTTGATCTCGCCAAGAACATCCCAAGAACTCCAAACCCCTGTAAGATTCGCCTTCTTTGGTTCTTCGGAGTGAAGTTCGGAGGTCGCCGTGACCGCCTTGTCCGATCCCGCGCACTTCTGCAAATCTCCGATTGCCAACATGAGGGCCAACCGCGCATTGGCCCGGGCTTCGGCCATAGCGGAGCCGGACGCGCTCTGACGAAGTGAGATTGACGAAAGGCCCAATAGTCCCACGGCAATCACGGTGAGCAAAGTCATCAGCATGAGTACCACAATGATGGCGAAGCCCCTCTTTCGCGAGAATCCCGAACGGCGTGATGCCAAGTTCGTAAGGCCCGGTCCCAGCGGGTGAGTGGCCGGGTTGGAATCAGCGACCCTCGGGCCACTCGGTCGGAGCGATTCGCGTGACGAAAGATTTTTCATGAATACCGCGTTTTTTGAGCGGGAGAGCGCGCTTGTAACTCCATTGAATACACCACAGCCGCGAGGTTTGGGCCATGGACGTTCACCCCAAAAGGATGGATGATCTTATTGGGGGAAGCCTTTCTTCCATTCGCCTCCGCAGGGCCATGCCGCTGGGGAAACTCGCCCGGAGTGAACGGTAACGTTCGACGAACCTGCACCCGCGTCATGGTGCGAAACCGGCACCGGGGCGTTGCGTGATCTATCGCTGCCACGAGAAAGCGATCCATCGCAAGCTTTCCGAGAATATCCACCAGCGCCCACGTCGATGCGACGATCTGCCCCTCTCCTTCGACAATACAAACGCCGCGCGGATTACTCCGCGCGGCGCCGTTCCTTCCCTTCTTGACCTCGACGGGAAATTCTTGTCCGGGCTTCCGGGCTCAGGGCGAGATCTCCACCCGGAGGCGGGCGAACTTTTTGTCATCCGGTGCCCGCGGGATCGTGAGCGTCACCGTGTCGGTGCCGTTGAGATTGTCGGTGACAGTCACCCCGGTGGTGGAGCCGGCGGTGTTGTTGCCGACGGTGTAAGTGGACGGCCATGCGGTGAGGGTCGTGCCCACGTCGATGAAGACGCCGGTATCCACCGTCTTGGAAACCTGGTCGCGCAGGAAGGTGAAGACGAGGTTGCCACCCGGAGTGGTCAAGGTGGGAAGCTTGCCCAGGTCCTTGGTGGCGGCCAATCCGCCGAGGACATACTCGATGGCGTTGGGGACGCCGTCGTTATCGAAGTCCTGGCTGGCGGTCTGCGAAGGCGCGTTGGTATCGGCCCAGGTACTATAGCCTCCAACTCCCGCGACGGCTTCCAAGGTCACCGCCCCGCTGTCGGTGTAGCGGATCTTGAAGGTGTTGCTGCCGACCGCGAAGGTACTGCCCTCCGCCTTGCCGCTGAAAGTGCCCGTGAGCGAGCCGGTGTAGGCGATCAAGGTCAGCTTGGTGCCAAGCGCGACGGCGGCCGGGACTCCGGCGATGTCGGTGACGGTCAGAGCGCCTCCCAAGGTGACGTTGCCCGTGACAGTCACTACGTCGGCGGAGGGACTGCCCGAGGAATCGATCTCGGCGGTGAGGGTGGCGCCGGAGGGCAGTGTGAGTTCACCGGTGGCGAGCGATTCGATGGACGCGCCGGGAGCGAGGATGGCACCGGATTCCAAGACGACGGCCCCAGTTACAGCGCCCGTGCCGCCGAAGGTGGCGGTGGACTTGACGGTGACGCTACCCGTGCCGGCGGCAGAGCCGGTGGCGTTGTTCGCCAGCAGGGTGCCGGCATTGACAGTCGTGGCACCGGTGTAGGTGTTCGCGTTGGTCAGCTCCAGAATTCCAGCACCGTCCTTGAGAAGGCTTTGGCCGGCTGCAGTGTTAGTCAGCGCTCCGGAGATTCTCGCCCGGTCGGTGCTCAAGCTGGGGTTGTCGAGGACGGTGACGGTTCGAGTATTTGTTCCCGATGACCCCAGATTGATCGCGTTCTGGAAATCCACAAGATCGTCCGCAGTGGAAGAACCGAAGATCAGCGACTGGCCCGAATTCATAAAGCTGGAACCTGAAGCTGCCCAAACTTGGCTTGCGGTGCCACCGTTCAACTGGATGATCAACACTCCGCCCTTCGCGGCGTAACCGCCACCGATCGGGTTCACAGCAAGACTCCCGATATTCACATTTCCCGCCGCGGTTCCCACAGTGCGGCTGAAGGTGCCGTTGCTTTGGATTACCCCCCCGCGAAGTTGCAGGATACTGGTGGAAGGGAGGCCGCCGCCGGTCAATGCCGTCTGCAGCACGCCCCCGCTGAGGGTCGTGTTGCCGGTGTAGGTATTGACTCCCGTGAGGATCCAAGTGCCGCTGCCGCCTTTGTTCAGCCCGCCAGTCCCGGTACCGATGATGCTGGCGAGGTTGCCATCGCCGGCACCGGTCAGGGTAAGGCCCAAGCCTGCAGTCGCG from Luteolibacter arcticus includes the following:
- a CDS encoding right-handed parallel beta-helix repeat-containing protein produces the protein MPIRHALILALLLLGTSLPSRADAPPAGGFHVSPAGNDANPGTASEPFASLDRARQMVRTVNAGMTGDLIVHLAPGDYPVTAPIDFAASDSGTNGHEVIYRATGQPGSARLLGGERVTSWQPWQGQIMVANLGLPAFHTLFENGRRARKARFPNLAPDPLLPTASATYLRATGTQGSLREIQYADGALDPTGWDLTDAQVHLWPGGKIAWYTDTVPIASIDPAARKITLAEDTRYSIFNTNNGTPGTGSRFFIQGVLALLDEPGEFHYDEAAGKLYYWPMDGPVADQDIIVPRVRRILSLTGESETQRVEHLRFEGLAFEYTDFTGWFRHAYPSAGGSGETHLYPQYDRQASMPQHREGAVFLENTAHLSFDSCIVSNTGYSAFHSYAANQNNSFQRCLVNHTGIHGFFFEGRYPGEGDVQFLNTVDNCRIHHVGELVGHGAGVQLTQVNRHEISYTVIHDSPRYAVAFGAYVDIPPNHIYVYDNHLHHLRIRGCCQDSGDTAPVYGWGVSDDLPYLSNTIEQLIIDDTRAHSSMTDYAPNAVFLDNDTRGQKLTDIDVRNSQGSAYRTNDSTGHVLTNLSWVAGFDPARLHYETIGVKADHPFAVPPVRLAATNPSGAVSLTWLPVANAASYTVHTAATADGPWTVLAAGLTSPRYSDSSGESRYFRVASIGPLGTESEPTAVVGVFPPPAPGTLSFETDQGYTNGNIAATNGGQGAPFNGQQGWSRSTSDNAGNIFTTSPSGEYPGGQALRSGASGSYIGGKRGIVRKSAINTLVFDAFTGHSVSVGYLGDPDADGLFEHADCGMQFGINGDTKRFIYREAGFGTQFNIPVTASAAWHRFKITVGESMGGNRTISLSAYNLASRLWIDLNGAAPGNDWIFTVTDAQFGVAPEDAVGGYVRLTSNGYVDNLSLTSLGTAYEVWLEDFAAITGDDRRADADPDHDGIVNQLEFVLDGDPTTSDPEILPQLSTANGNFVLTLHRRDDSEAFSNLILQHGTTLADWTDVPMGAAAGISGVVTWTVDENGPDPDLITVSFPMGTDPARFVRFAAAEPPQ